The Montipora capricornis isolate CH-2021 chromosome 6, ASM3666992v2, whole genome shotgun sequence genome has a window encoding:
- the LOC138051801 gene encoding uncharacterized skeletal organic matrix protein 5-like, which produces MVSLKFAAVISLLYFTIFVNAGRKPTCKTLLENMNSLCQDALSDNCDGTDVCTAIKTLGMKLEEKLENLYSLVENISMSLQPPPVTASSCKELYDSGLRENKAYMLPTDIGKIPVYCHMTSDVGECGGGGWTLVMKINGSKRTFHYDADFWENTKEFNLPGGETGFDSQETKLPTYWETPFFKICLGMKYGQQIKYIVINKQADSLYSLIADRQHRATSLSREKWKSLLGPEGSLQPHCETQGFNAVGTNSGLAKARIGIVANQENNCNTCDSRIGFGTGGAHDDSNTCGNEATHSPDNGDKHIKAFGYILVQ; this is translated from the exons ATGGTATCGTTGAAATTCGCTGCAGTTATTTCTCTCCTGTATTTCACCATTTTCGTGAACGCTGGTAGAAAGCCAACTTGCAAGACTCTTCTTGAAAACATGAACAGCCTGTGTCAAG ATGCTCTATCTGACAACTGTGATGGGACAGATGTCTGTACAGCCATTAAGACTTTGGGAATGAAGTTGGAAGAGAAGTTGGAAAATCTCTACTCCCTGGTAGAAAACATCTCAATGTCGTTGCAGCCCCCGCCAG TTACAGCCTCTTCTTGCAAGGAACTGTATGACAGCGG tTTGCGAGAAAATAAAGCCTACATGCTGCCGACTGACATTGGAAAAATCCCTGTGTATTGTCACATGACAAGCGACGTTGGCGAATGCGGTGGTGGAGGATGGACGCTGGTGATGAAAATTAATGGTAGCAAG CGAACCTTTCACTACGACGCCGACTTCTGGGAAAACACCAAAGAGTTCAACCTTCCTGGAGGAGAGACTGGGTTTGACTCACAAGAGACTAAGTTACCGACCTACTGGGAGACACCCTTCTTCAAGATCTGTCTCGGTATGAAGTACGGCCAACAGATCAAGTACATCGTCATCAACAAACAGGCCGACTCTCTGTACTCACTGATCGCTGACCGCCAACACCGCGCCACCTCACTGAGCCGTGAAAAATGGAAGTCGCTGCTTGGTCCAGAGGGCTCCTTACAGCCACACTGTGAGACGCAAGGCTTCAATGCTGTGGGCACTAATTCTGGCCTCGCTAAAGCTAGAATCGGTATCGTTGCTAATCAGGAAAATAATTGCAACACCTGTGACTCCCGAATTGGGTTTGGTACAGGAGGAGCCCATGATGACTCTAACACATGTGGAAACGAGGCAACCCACTCACCAGATAATGGAGACAAACACATCAAAGCCTTTGGATACATCTTAGTGCAGTGA